Proteins encoded in a region of the Acipenser ruthenus chromosome 11, fAciRut3.2 maternal haplotype, whole genome shotgun sequence genome:
- the LOC131739442 gene encoding F-box only protein 2-like isoform X2, whose product MSELSEEMVAELLSLKKRNLIKNPHGAEQFEGWEITKNGGCQWRVEELPGDCGKEFPDKTVQSYFATSFALCLKKQVLDLRAEGYSEELLDTVQPKITVQDWYAGRLDCGCIYQLCVSLLNESQETVQEFKPDPVSLEPENSDCSWSQVTHTFEGYGPGVRFVSFEHGGQDSKYWKGWFGVRVTNSSVEVQP is encoded by the exons ATGTCTGAGCTCAGCGAGGAGATGGTTGCAGAGCTGCTGTCTCTGAAGAAGAGGAATCTCATTAAGAACCCCCATGGAGCAG AGCAGTTTGAAGGCTGGGAGATCACAAAGAATGGTGGCTGTCAGTGGCGTGTGGAGGAGCTCCCAGGGGATTGTGGGAAGGAATTCCCAGACAAGACGGTCCAAAGCTACTTTGCTACGTCCTTTGC GCTATGTCTAAAGAAGCAGGTGCTGGACCTGCGAGCTGAGGGCTACTCCGAGGAGCTGCTGGACACAGTGCAGCCCAAGATCACTGTGCAAGACTG GTATGCGGGGCGCTTAGACTGCGGCTGCATTTAccagctgtgtgtgtctctgctcaaCGAGAGCCAGGAGACGGTCCAGGAGTTCAAACCAGACCCTGTGAGCTTGGAGCCGGAGAACTCGGACTGCAGCTGGAGCCAG GTGACACACACCTTCGAGGGTTACGGCCCTGGAGTTCGCTTTGTTAGTTTTGAACACGGAGGTCAGGACTCCAAGTACTGGAAGGGCTGGTTCGGGGTTCGAGTCACAAACAGCTCAGTGGAAGTGCAGCCATGA
- the LOC131739442 gene encoding F-box only protein 2-like isoform X1, whose protein sequence is MQGSCVRMSELSEEMVAELLSLKKRNLIKNPHGAEQFEGWEITKNGGCQWRVEELPGDCGKEFPDKTVQSYFATSFALCLKKQVLDLRAEGYSEELLDTVQPKITVQDWYAGRLDCGCIYQLCVSLLNESQETVQEFKPDPVSLEPENSDCSWSQVTHTFEGYGPGVRFVSFEHGGQDSKYWKGWFGVRVTNSSVEVQP, encoded by the exons ATGCAAG GTTCCTGCGTGAGGATGTCTGAGCTCAGCGAGGAGATGGTTGCAGAGCTGCTGTCTCTGAAGAAGAGGAATCTCATTAAGAACCCCCATGGAGCAG AGCAGTTTGAAGGCTGGGAGATCACAAAGAATGGTGGCTGTCAGTGGCGTGTGGAGGAGCTCCCAGGGGATTGTGGGAAGGAATTCCCAGACAAGACGGTCCAAAGCTACTTTGCTACGTCCTTTGC GCTATGTCTAAAGAAGCAGGTGCTGGACCTGCGAGCTGAGGGCTACTCCGAGGAGCTGCTGGACACAGTGCAGCCCAAGATCACTGTGCAAGACTG GTATGCGGGGCGCTTAGACTGCGGCTGCATTTAccagctgtgtgtgtctctgctcaaCGAGAGCCAGGAGACGGTCCAGGAGTTCAAACCAGACCCTGTGAGCTTGGAGCCGGAGAACTCGGACTGCAGCTGGAGCCAG GTGACACACACCTTCGAGGGTTACGGCCCTGGAGTTCGCTTTGTTAGTTTTGAACACGGAGGTCAGGACTCCAAGTACTGGAAGGGCTGGTTCGGGGTTCGAGTCACAAACAGCTCAGTGGAAGTGCAGCCATGA